The sequence tatccagttgttttgagccggaatacaagttttcgcgcagttctgagagaaaacgtttacacctttctctcgtctactcttcgacgacttgtaaaattgatgcccgtgaatcttgctagtttcgatctaaaacgatgtatcccgttgttttgagccggaatacaagttttcgtgaagtcgcgtgagaaaaagtttacacctttctctcgtctactcttcgacgacttgtaaaatcgatgctcgtgaatgttgctagttacgatctaaaacgatgtatcccgtagtattgagccgtaatacaagttttcgcgcagttctgagagaaaacgtttacacctttctctcgtctactcttcgacgacttgtaaaatccatgctcgtgaatcttgctagtttcgatctaaaacgatgtatcccgttgttttgagccagaatacaaattttcgcgcagttctgagagaaacagtttacacccttctcttgtccactcttcgacgacttgtaaaattgatgctcgtgaattttggtcgtttcgatctaaaacaatgtatcccgttgttttgagccggaatacaagttttcgcgcagttctgagagaaaacgtttacacctttctctcgtctactcttcgacgacttgtaaaatcgatgctcgtgaatgttgctagttacgatctaactACTTAAGCAAAGTGGCTGCGCCAGCCACTTGGGGCCCGACACCGTTCGCTGCACCATGTTTACGGCCATCCTCCTGTTCCAGATGCTGACGTGCTGGCTGCCTTCCAGTGCGTGCCCATCCTCGGATTACCAGCCTTCAACTACCGCCTTCACCCTGAGTGGAGCTAAAAAGTGGAACCCGCCTTGGCTAGAACCCCCTCCAGTCGCCGCGAACTCAAATCCAGCCCGAATACAGCACTTCGCCTGGCAACGTACCGCATCGCCAACGTCACCAGTCACAAGACCGGATCGGGCACTACTTAAGCAAAGTGGCTGCGCCAGCCACTTGGGGCCCGACACCGTTCGCTGCACCATGTTTACGGCCATCCTCCTGTTCCAGATGCTGACGTGCTGGCTGCCTTCCAGTGCGTGCCCATCCTCGGATTACCAGCCTTCAACTACCGCCTTCACCCTGAGTGGAGCTAAAAAGTGGAACCCGCCTTGGCTAGAACCCCCTCCAGTCGCCGCGAACTCAAATCCAGCCCGAATACAGCACTTCGCCTGGCAACGTACCGCATCGCCAACGTCACCAGTCACAAGACCGGATCGGGCACTACTTAAGCAAAGTGGCTGCGCCAGCCACTTGGGGCCCGACACCGTTCGCTGCACCATGTTTACGGCCATCCTCCTGTTCCAGCTCGCCCTTGGACTGATTCTTCACGGTACTGCCAGCGGCATTGAACCTACCGAGATAGCCTGGGTGACCTCGCCGGTGAAAGGAACTTGTTTCCATGCGTGCGATTCCCTGACGTCAGCGGAATTTCTTCGACCACATTATCCGGGAGCAGCAACGTGCGAGCACCTTTCTACGCATGATCTGCTGGGAGCGCCACCACATGAATGGGCTACATATACCCTTCCCAGGAATTGCATcggcagtgggctcggcggcactacTAGCATGCGGTGCGCTAATCCTTTCGTCTTCATTGTGCAGGTGAGCAGGCGTTTTGGCAAATGCTTTCGCTCTAGCGACCGTTtcttggtagtgctgccgtgcccgcagcTGTGTCTTGAAGTGTTTGATGTTGCTGTATTCCTGTGCAAACTCCTCCTGTTATCAGGGGGCGTCGAAACAAATCCCGGCCCTGAAATGGCACAAATCGCTAAACAACTGAAGGATATTGCGGaagatattaaagaaataaaggaaaaacggcTGACAGACATCGAAAACAAGTTAGATGCCATAACACTTCTAGAAACTAAAGTGCAGTCTTGTCAAACTGAGATTTCTCGCATGAATCACGTAATAGAATCACTGGAAAAAAAGATAGATGATCTTGAGAACAGAAGCAGGAGATCAAACTTAATTGTTTATGGACTaccagaagatgaagaagaatcaACCGAAACTCTGGAGCAGGCTGTCAACAAAAGTATCATTCAAGATACCCTAAAGCTCGATCCAGTTGCCTTTGAACGTATTCACCGGTTAGGCAGGCCGCAGGCTAATAAGAATAGACCGGTAATTTTTAAACTCCTGGATGCCCGTAA comes from Amblyomma americanum isolate KBUSLIRL-KWMA unplaced genomic scaffold, ASM5285725v1 scaffold_226, whole genome shotgun sequence and encodes:
- the LOC144112492 gene encoding uncharacterized protein LOC144112492; translation: MFTAILLFQMLTCWLPSSACPSSDYQPSTTAFTLSGAKKWNPPWLEPPPVAANSNPARIQHFAWQRTASPTSPVTRPDRALLKQSGCASHLGPDTVRCTMFTAILLFQMLTCWLPSSACPSSDYQPSTTAFTLSGAKKWNPPWLEPPPVAANSNPARIQHFAWQRTASPTSPVTRPDRALLKQSGCASHLGPDTVRCTMFTAILLFQLALGLILHGTASGIEPTEIAWVTSPVKGTCFHACDSLTSAEFLRPHYPGAATCEHLSTHDLLGAPPHEWATYTLPRNCIGSGLGGTTSMRCANPFVFIVQVSRRFGKCFRSSDRFLVVLPCPQLCLEVFDVAVFLCKLLLLSGGVETNPGPEMAQIAKQLKDIAEDIKEIKEKRLTDIENKLDAITLLETKVQSCQTEISRMNHVIESLEKKIDDLENRSRRSNLIVYGLPEDEEESTETLEQAVNKSIIQDTLKLDPVAFERIHRLGRPQANKNRPVIFKLLDARNKSAILKQGFKLKDTKYAIGEDFSPRIREIRKKLWNSAKENRQKGDKVSLAFDKLFINSCAFVWDHKTNDKVPLKKNEEQEETVEKRSPPTTRGRARLKH